In Corylus avellana chromosome ca2, CavTom2PMs-1.0, the following proteins share a genomic window:
- the LOC132168484 gene encoding uncharacterized protein At4g37920, which translates to MAGVYLHPAIYRKTRCYPFALCFKQSNAGLQQSMSSLLGMELSTSAAKPSIFNPSNINSFPFTEFLSPTIPPIFSASLFPHFKHSLKAKDKRSRTTIHSFKTQNAHFEPITSVQVSDIATAQVEEQVEVELAEGYTITQFCDKIIEVFLNEKPKTKEWRKYLVFREEWKKYRETFYNWCRSRAEGETDPTMKQKLISLGRKVKKIDDEMEGHSELLKEIQDNPTDINAIVTRRRKDFTGEFFIYLDVLSQTYDSLEDRDAVARLGTRCLSAVSAYDNTLEYVDTLDAAQAKFDDILNSPSMEVACEKIKSLAKAKELDSSLILLINSAWASAKESTTMKNEVKEIMYRLYKATKSSLKSIEPKEIKLLKHLLNITDPEERFSALATAFSPGDEREAKEPYALYTTPKELHKWIKIMLDAYNLNKEETDIREARQMTQPVVIQRLFILKETIEEEYLEHGRSQDSKTEGDTKSEE; encoded by the exons ATGGCCGGGGTATATCTTCATCCTGCTATATACAG GAAGACGCGATGCTATCCTTTCGCACTGTGCTTCAAGCAAAGCAATGCAGGTTTACAACAAAGCATGAGCAGCTTATTGGGTATGGAGCTCTCAACCTCCGCAGCAAAACCCTCTATCTTCAACCCCAGCAACATCAATTCCTTTCCTTTCACTGAATTCCTCTCTCCTACAATTCCCCCAATATTCTCTGCCTCCCTTTTCCCGCACTTCAAACACAGCCTTAAGGCCAAGGACAAAAGGAGTAGAACAACAATTCACAGTTTCAAAACCCAGAATGCCCATTTCGAACCCATCACCA GTGTTCAAGTCAGTGACATAGCCACCGCTCAAGTGGAAGAGCAAGTAGAGGTTGAGCTTGCAGAGGGTTACACCATAACTCAGTTTTGTGACAAGATTATTGAGGTCTTTTTGAATGAGAAGCCCAAGACAAAGGAATGGAGGAAGTATTTGGTGTTCAGGGAGGAGTGGAAGAAGTACAGGGAAACCTTCTACAATTGGTGTCGTTCGCGGGCAGAAGGGGAAACCGATCCTACTATGAAGCAGAAATTGATTTCACTTGGAAGAAAGGTTAAAAAG ATTGATGATGAAATGGAAGGACATAGTGAACTTCTTAAGGAGATCCAAGACAACCCAACTGATATTAATGCAATTGTTACACGTCGGCGCAAAGACTTCACGGGGGAATTTTTTATCTACCTCGATGTACTATCGCAGACTTATGACAGTTTGGAGGATCGTGATG CGGTGGCTAGACTGGGGACCAGATGCCTGTCTGCTGTCAGTGCTTATGATAATACGCTGGAATATGTGGATACATTAGATGCTGCCCAGGCCAAATTTGATGATATCCTCAACTCTCCATCAATGGAAGTGGCATGTGAGAAGATTAAAAGCCTTGCCAAGGCGAAGGAACTTGATTCCTCCTTGATCCTGTTGATAAATAGTGCTTGGGCTTCAGCTAAGGAGTCCACAACTATGAAAAATGAG GTCAAAGAAATAATGTATCGTTTATATAAAGCCACAAAGAGCAGTCTTAAGAGCATTGAGCCAAAAGAAATAAAGCTACTTAAGCATTTGCTGAACATCACAGATCCTGAAGAGCGATTCTCAGCACTGGCAACAGCTTTCTCCCCGGGTGATGAACGTGAAGCCAAGGAGCCTTATGCTTTATACAC TACTCCCAAGGAGCTGCACAAATGGATTAAGATCATGCTTGATGCATACAATCTCAATAAGGAAGAAACTGACATTAGGGAAGCCAGACAAATGACTCAGCCTGTGGTTATACAGAGGCTGTTCATCCTCAAGGAAACTATTGAAGAAGAATATTTGGAGCATGGTAGGTCTCAAGATTCTAAAACAGAAGGGGACACTAAATCAGAGGAGTGA